A genomic segment from Thermococcus sp. LS1 encodes:
- the uppS gene encoding polyprenyl diphosphate synthase — protein MISRLVSHIPHILFKPAYDLYESYLLDKVKGGRIPKHVAIIMDGNRRWARKLEKPPWYGHLFGSRKLEEILEWCRELGIRTLTVYAFSTENFRRSPEEVNALMNLFEEKFRELVNDERIHKYGIRVNVIGRKELLPENVREAAEEAERVTRKYNNYTLNIALAYGGRSEIADAMKEIVDDVLAGKISRDDIDEDLIKKYLYYPNMPDPDIVIRTGGEVRISNFLLYQIAYSELFFVDVYFPEFRKIDFLRIIREYQKRQRRFGR, from the coding sequence ATGATATCCCGTTTGGTTTCACATATCCCTCACATTTTATTCAAGCCCGCCTACGACCTCTATGAAAGCTACCTCCTCGACAAGGTTAAGGGAGGTCGCATTCCGAAGCACGTAGCTATAATAATGGACGGCAACAGGAGATGGGCCAGAAAGCTCGAAAAGCCCCCCTGGTATGGCCACCTTTTCGGTTCCCGAAAGCTCGAGGAGATTCTGGAGTGGTGCCGCGAGCTTGGAATAAGAACCCTCACCGTTTACGCCTTCTCCACGGAGAACTTCAGGCGTTCTCCGGAGGAGGTAAACGCCCTCATGAACCTCTTCGAGGAGAAGTTCCGTGAGCTCGTAAATGATGAGAGGATCCACAAGTACGGCATCCGTGTAAACGTCATAGGCAGGAAGGAGCTTCTCCCCGAGAATGTGAGAGAAGCTGCTGAAGAAGCCGAGAGGGTCACTAGGAAGTACAACAACTACACCCTCAACATAGCTTTGGCCTACGGTGGAAGGAGCGAGATAGCAGATGCAATGAAAGAGATAGTGGACGACGTTCTGGCCGGAAAGATAAGCAGGGATGACATCGACGAGGATCTCATTAAGAAGTACCTCTACTATCCCAACATGCCTGATCCGGACATCGTGATAAGGACGGGCGGTGAAGTGAGGATAAGCAACTTCCTGCTCTACCAGATAGCCTACAGCGAGCTCTTCTTCGTTGATGTGTACTTTCCCGAGTTCAGGAAGATAGACTTCCTCAGGATAATCCGTGAGTACCAGAAGCGGCAGAGGCGCTTCGGAAGGTAG
- a CDS encoding TBP-interacting protein, with amino-acid sequence MNYEELSPRIKKVYAQVRYLDDYHWKIESGRIIGIHKKSNIRITIDVADNKEHAEKLSEEKADGIRIIAIPDKSVFYIHNGAFILTYRYLKATLADINDHIVWSGFKVVEGEGGLIQEDLYEYLGGVLVQHIKNNMLAGQDYIFWQFYKCEQCGKYVDIESLERHLKGHGIKHHEKGEEKYEVFEINFREGKVYDKYGKEVPMEKFSEEARDFLDEIMAGMTAPIE; translated from the coding sequence ATGAACTACGAGGAGCTCAGTCCGAGGATCAAGAAAGTCTATGCGCAGGTGAGATATCTCGATGACTATCACTGGAAGATCGAGAGCGGCAGGATAATCGGAATCCACAAGAAGAGCAACATTAGAATCACCATAGACGTCGCCGACAACAAGGAACACGCCGAGAAGCTCTCAGAGGAGAAAGCCGATGGAATCAGGATAATCGCGATTCCTGACAAGAGCGTGTTCTACATTCACAACGGAGCTTTCATTCTCACCTACCGCTACCTAAAGGCCACTCTTGCAGACATAAACGACCACATAGTCTGGAGCGGCTTTAAGGTCGTCGAAGGGGAGGGCGGCCTTATTCAGGAAGACCTCTACGAATACCTTGGGGGAGTGCTGGTTCAGCACATAAAGAACAACATGCTCGCCGGCCAGGACTATATCTTCTGGCAGTTCTATAAGTGCGAGCAGTGTGGCAAGTACGTGGACATCGAAAGCCTTGAGAGGCACCTCAAGGGACACGGAATAAAGCACCACGAGAAGGGCGAGGAGAAGTACGAGGTCTTTGAGATAAACTTCCGGGAAGGAAAGGTCTACGACAAGTACGGCAAGGAAGTGCCCATGGAGAAATTCAGTGAAGAGGCCAGAGACTTCCTCGATGAAATAATGGCTGGCATGACGGCTCCCATTGAGTGA